A genomic segment from Montipora foliosa isolate CH-2021 chromosome 9, ASM3666993v2, whole genome shotgun sequence encodes:
- the LOC137971900 gene encoding galaxin-like: protein MRRESEICNASAILKVPDVGMSIRKKRQITARCGNGVFDPTRQQCCQDVVHNNPYNNPVCCLTQLYDGAKYVCCRYRAYERKWGSNTQCCDFTPFDGSKHVCCDGKILPASFRDSGCCGSKVIDASKYMCCGGRQVSIPAGKPRCCGNNAYDANKFICCLGQYIHAYLFPATACCGPKVYDPTSQICCPRYYQIKKQPAKCHKPEVSPVPRSRKKLKKVATSMFKLGFAIVFVVVAACNFLSSSQAKDLPGLDDLGSTYDFQTEEKDVGISRRIKRQITARCGSKVYDPTRQVCCQDVVHNNPFNNPVCCLTQLYDGAKYVCCRYTAYERKWGSNTQCCDFTPFDGSKHICCDRNKILPAPFPRSGCCGSKVIDASKYMCCGGRQVSIPAGRSPACCGNNAYDSAKFACCGGVIQPYLQPVSACCGPKTYDPTKEICCPKYFQIKKLPAKC, encoded by the exons ATGAGAAGAGAGTCGGAAATCTGCAacgcgtccgccatcttgaaagttcCAG ATGTGGGCATGTCCATAAGAAAGAAGCGACAAATTACCGCACGCTGTGGGAATGGAGTATTCGACCCGACAAGGCAACAGTGCTGCCAGGACGTAGTTCACAACAATCCATACAATAATCCCGTTTGTTGCCTGACCCAACTCTACGATGGTGCAAAGTACGTGTGCTGTAGGTATAGAGCATACGAAAGGAAATGGGGATCAAACACTCAGTGTTGCGATTTCACACCCTTCGATGGCTCAAAGCACGTATGCTGCGATGGGAAAATTCTCCCCGCCTCATTTCGTGATTCCGGGTGTTGTGGATCCAAGGTCATTGATGCCTCAAAGTACATGTGCTGTGGCGGTAGGCAAGTGTCCATTCCAGCTGGTAAACCCAGGTGCTGTGGGAACAACGCTTACGATGCCAACAAGTTCATCTGCTGCCTTGGTCAATATATACACGCATATCTTTTCCCAGCTACCGCGTGTTGTGGGCCCAAGGTCTATGATCCCACAAGTCAAATATGCTGTCCTCGCTATTATCAAATTAAAAAACAACCAGCAAAATGC CACAAACCAGAAGTATCTCCAGTTCCACGCAGCAGAAAAAAGCTGAAGAAAGTCGCTACAAGCATGTTCAAGTTGGGGTTCGCGATTGTTTTCGTGGTTGTGGCTGCTTGCAATTTCTTGTCAAGCTCGCAAGCAAAGGACTTACCAGGGCTAGATGACTTGGGGTCAACATACGACTTCCAGACTGAGGAAAAAG ATGTGGGCATATCCAGAAGAATCAAGCGACAAATAACCGCACGCTGTGGGAGTAAAGTATACGACCCCACAAGGCAAGTGTGCTGCCAGGACGTAGTTCACAACAATCCTTTCAATAATCCCGTTTGTTGCCTGACCCAACTCTACGATGGCGCAAAGTATGTGTGCTGTAGGTATACAGCATACGAAAGGAAATGGGGATCAAACACTCAGTGTTGCGATTTCACACCCTTCGATGGCTCAAAGCACATATGCTGCGACAGAAACAAGATTCTCCCCGCCCCATTTCCTAGATCCGGGTGTTGTGGATCCAAGGTCATAGATGCCTCAAAGTACATGTGTTGTGGCGGTAGACAAGTGTCCATTCCAGCTGGTAGAAGCCCCGCATGTTGTGGGAACAACGCTTACGATTCCGCGAAGTTCGCCTGCTGTGGTGGTGTGATACAACCATATCTTCAACCAGTTTCCGCCTGTTGTGGGCCCAAAACCTATGATCCCACAAAGGAAATATGCTGTcccaaatattttcaaattaaaaaactaCCAGCAAAATGCTGA